GCCTCGTGTCTCTCGAAGATCTCAATGCCGGCGTCAAGGAATTAGAACGTTGCGCAAAGCTCGGCTTGAAGGGCGCGCAGATTTGGGGAGCGCCACCGCCCGATCGTCCGTTCTGGACTGAGGAATATGATCCATTGTGGAAGGTCGCCGAAGAATTGCAGATGCCTTTGTCACTCCATCTTGCCACTGGGAAAGGGAGTGGGCGCGATGACCAGATGAAAGTGTCGCCCTCTGGCAAGCGACCGCCGTTCATGACGCGCAATTATGTGAACCACTTTCAAGAGATTCAACGTTCCTTTACTGACATCATCTTTGGTGGCGTGCTGGAGCGTTTCCCGAAACTTCTCTTGGTGTCCGCAGAAAACGACAGTGGCTGGTTCCCGCATTATCTGTATCGACTCGACCATGCCTACGAGAAATTCAACGCGATGTCGGATGACCCACTGCCGATGAAACCCAGCCTCTATGTGCGTCGTCAGGTGATGGTGACGTTTCAAGACGACCCAATTGGCCCGATGACCAGTGAATACTTTGGTGCTGACAACTACATGTGGGCGTCAGATTTCCCGCACTCTGACTGCACGTGGCCGCATTCACGAAAGGTGATTGACGATCAATTTGCCGGGCAGTCGGAGCAAACGCGCGACAAGATTGTCTGTAAGAATGTAGCGAAGTTGTATCGGATCGCGCTTAGCTGAATCA
This sequence is a window from Deltaproteobacteria bacterium. Protein-coding genes within it:
- a CDS encoding amidohydrolase, with the protein product MSNYTVISADSHFIEPPNLWTERLDKKYRGQAPHVEENEKGSFFVASGIKPSRVSLGFAAGRSGKDLGEYFKKAGFAAAPPGGWDPVERVKDQDTDGVVAEVLYTTFGMPLFRLQDADLQRACFKVYNDWVAEFCSHNRKRFHAVGLVSLEDLNAGVKELERCAKLGLKGAQIWGAPPPDRPFWTEEYDPLWKVAEELQMPLSLHLATGKGSGRDDQMKVSPSGKRPPFMTRNYVNHFQEIQRSFTDIIFGGVLERFPKLLLVSAENDSGWFPHYLYRLDHAYEKFNAMSDDPLPMKPSLYVRRQVMVTFQDDPIGPMTSEYFGADNYMWASDFPHSDCTWPHSRKVIDDQFAGQSEQTRDKIVCKNVAKLYRIALS